A genome region from Gadus chalcogrammus isolate NIFS_2021 chromosome 7, NIFS_Gcha_1.0, whole genome shotgun sequence includes the following:
- the dclk1a gene encoding serine/threonine-protein kinase DCLK1a translates to MELEHFEERDKAQRHSRGSARMNGVPSPTHSAHCSLYRTRTLKTIAEEKRAKKVRFYRNGDRYFNGIVYAISMDRFRTFDALLADLTRSLSDKVNLPQGVRTIYSLDGVKKISTVDMLVEGDSYVCSSVEAYKKLDYSKNVNPNWSVNVKASATASRGPPSLGSAKTGAPESREIKDFIRPKLVTVVRSGVKPRKAVRVLLNKKTAHSYEQVLTDITDAIKLDSGVVKKIYTQEGKQLRLRPRAVSPSPSS, encoded by the exons ATGGAACTGGAGCATTTTGAGGAGCGGGACAAAGCGCAACGACACAGCCGAGGCAGTGCCAGGATGAACGGGGTGCCGAGTCCCACGCACAGCGCCCACTGCAGCCTGTACCGGACCCGGACCCTTAAGACTATCGCCGAGGAGAAAAGGGCAAAGAAGGTCCGCTTCTATCGCAACGGAGACCGCTATTTCAACGGCATAGTTTACGCCATCTCCATGGACAGGTTCCGGACCTTCGACGCGCTTTTAGCTGACCTTACTCGTTCCCTGTCCGACAAAGTGAACCTGCCCCAGGGAGTCCGCACCATTTACTCCCTGGACGGCGTTAAAAAGATAAGCACCGTCGACATGTTAGTAGAAG GGGATAGCTACGTGTGCAGCTCCGTCGAGGCCTACAAGAAGCTGGACTACTCCAAAAACGTCAACCCCAACTGGTCGGTCAACGTCAAGGCCTCGGCCACGGCCTCCCGGGGCCCGCCCTCGCTGGGCAGTGCCAAGACGGGGGCCCCTGAGAGCCGGGAGATCAAGGACTTCATCCGGCCCAAGCTGGTGACGGTGGTGAGGAGCGGCGTGAAGCCGCGCAAGGCCGTGAGGGTGCTGCTCAACAAGAAGACGGCGCACTCGTACGAGCAGGTGCTCACCGACATCACAGACGCCATCAAGCTGGACTCGGGCGTGGTGAAGAAGATCTACACCCAGGAGGGCAAGCAG
- the ccdc169 gene encoding coiled-coil domain containing 169 produces the protein MSAVDADFHKYDLARLQAELRQEKEMKDMLEESVSDLRGTMRELQERLHSVDGEGNEWKTRYETQIELNGQLQRQISMVHDKLEDLRGNPMDRLASVRSYEDMPSDALQQRLKLLTNEKAELQSHLMDCRVGIEEEGKAFHRTNDERRAYLSEIAKLSSTLEANRRVQYPNQPRGAPESQQKKSIREKQASRRADTESKGGGGGAPKPSFRGSARLLSNHSSNPTPPTDCRGSVGVKKRESTECL, from the exons ATGAGTGCTGTCGATGCAGACTTCCACAAGTACGACCTGGCGCGTCTGCAGGCGGAACTCAGACAGGAAAAAGAAATGAA GGACATGCTGGAGGAGTCTGTCTCCGACCTGAGGGGCACAATGCGGGAGCTGCAGGAGAGACTGCATAGTGTCGATGGAGAAG GTAACGAGTGGAAAACCAGATACGAGACCCAGATAGAGTTGAACGGACAGCTGCAGAGACAGATCTCAATGGTGCACGACAAACTGGAGGATTTACGAGGAAACCCAATGG ATCGATTGGCCTCTGTTAGATCCTACGAAGACATGCCATCA GATGCACTGCAGCAACGCTTGAAGCTTCTGACCAATGAGAAGGCCGAGCTCCAAAGCCACCTGATGGACTGTCGTGTTGGCATCGAAGAAGAAGGGAAG GCGTTTCACAGGACCAACGATGAGAGACGCGCGTATCTTTCAGAGATCGCCAAG CTGTCCTCCACTCTGGAAGCGAACAGGAGGGTTCAGTACCCCAACCAGCCACGGGGGGCACCAGAGAGCCAGCAGAAGAAGTCCATAAG AGAGAAGCAGGCCAGCAGGAGGGCAGACACTGAgtccaagggaggaggaggaggag CACCGAAGCCTTCCTTCCGTGGCTCCGCTCGTCTACTTAGCAACCACTCTTCCAACCCAACGCCACCCACCGACTGCCGCGGCTCCGTGGGCGTGAAGAAACGAGAGTCCACAGAGTGCCTCTAA
- the sparta gene encoding spartin a: MAQQPAELLLVKDQYELAFHCLSQGRGAEDAGKRNEGLDYYRRGRQHLQQGLEIPTNGERHRGPNWDAARQLQHKMAAILKNLTLHLADLETTKQTTEAQRSRVSMDPLPTGVDTLEPQQRCLYPSIPAMLAQTSTFPELVVQAQDSLFTAVSSTPDLPSLPPRPLVLPGDQPPAYTPRPGEGHQSLIGSAGGVLWGQGPGALCGRVGQELVFIPAGVQMFFVAPDGQVSSLFQPGYLRIFRCEEERSPAAAGKEKPSSAYLHVCDWLYPLAPDTPVLLASSGIYMFPDTLRASPGSYVGIVLSNELPAAHRELFKDILAQLVELRVQVPVEGERSEVINLSEKVPLGPVEEEEEAAPLIVTGEEKPPLPEWSEKMAQHILSGASWLSKEFLRGAEFTGKAVHKGATKLRTNMTPEETPVEISPKVTKGLQAAQQATGGAARVSRFLVNGVSTVAEAVGERLAPHVKKHGAKLIPESLRKSKDGQASSMDGAKLVAVTSLQGVSAVWTALESGAKTVGKSVASETVMTAKYKFKGLEKLLNMPGNQ, from the exons ATGGCCCAACAGCCTGCTGAGCTGCTGCTGGTCAAGGATCAGTACGAGTTGGCGTTTCACTGTCTGAGCCAGGGACGCGGGGCAGAGGACGCCGGTAAAAGGAACGAGGGCCTGGACTACTACCGGCGGGGCAGACAGCACCTCCAACAGGGACTGGAGATCCCCACGAACGGCGAGCGGCACCGAGGCCCCAACTGGGACGCCGCCAGACAGCTCCAGCATAAGATGGCCGCCATTCTCAAGAACCTGACGCTACATCTGGCCGATCTGGAGACCACCAAGCAGACGACTGAGGCCCAGAGAAGCCGGGTCTCCATGGATCCTCTCCCCACCGGTGTGGACACACTGGAGCCCCAACAGCGCTGTCTGTACCCTAGCATACCGGCGATGCTCGCTCAGACCTCGACGTTTCCGGAGCTAGTAGTGCAAGCACAAGACAGCCTTTTTACTGCTGTGAGTTCGACCCCCGAcctcccctctctaccccccAGACCCCTTGTCCTTCCCGGGGACCAGCCTCCGGCGTACACCCCGCGGCCCGGCGAGGGCCACCAGAGCCTCATCGGGAGCGCTGGCGGCGTGTTGTGGGgacaggggcccggggccctgtGTGGAAGGGTGGGCCAGGAGCTGGTGTTCATTCCTGCGGGGGTGCAGATGTTCTTCGTTGCTCCAGACGGACAGGTCAGCTCCCTGTTCCAGCCGGGTTACCTGCGCATCTTCAGGTGTGAGGAGGAACGTTCTCCAGCGGCAGCCGGCAAGGAGAAGCCCTCCTCAGCCTACCTTCAT GTGTGCGACTGGCTCTATCCGCTGGCGCCAGACACCCCCGTCCTATTGGCCAGCTCTGGGATCTACATGTTCCCGGACACGCTGAGGGCCAGCCCGGGCTCCTACGTGGGCATCGTCCTGTCCAACGAACTCCCCGCCGCTCACCGAGAGCTGTTTAAGGACATCCTGGCTCAGCTTGTGGAACTGCGGGTTCAG GTTCCAGTCGAGGgcgagaggtcagaggtcatcaacCTGAGTGAAAAGGTTCCCCTTGGaccggtggaggaggaggaggaggcagcccCGCTCATCGTGACGGGAGAGGAGAAACCTCCACTTCCTGAGTGGAGCGAAAAGATGGCCCAACATATcttgtcag GGGCGTCGTGGCTGAGCAAGGAGTTTCTGCGCGGGGCCGAGTTCACGGGTAAGGCCGTCCACAAAGGGGCCACCAAGCTGCGCACCAACATGACCCCCGAGGAGACCCCCGTGGAGATCAGCCCCAAGGTCACCAAGGGCCTGCAGGCCGCCCAGCAGGCCACCGGGGGCGCAGCGCGGGTCAGCCGCTTCCTGG TGAACGGCGTGAGCACGGTTGCGGAGGCCGTGGGCGAGCGGCTGGCGCCACACGTGAAGAAGCACGGCGCCAAGTTGATCCCGGAGAGCCTGAGGAAGAGCAAGGACGGCCAGGCCTCCAGCATGGACGGGGCCAAGCTGGTGGCCGTCACCAGCCTACAGG GCGTTTCTGCCGTGTGGACAGCTCTGGAGTCAGGAGCCAAGACCGTGGGTAAAAGTGTGGCTTCGGAAACGGTCATGACCGCAAAGTACAA aTTTAAGGGTTTAGAGAAACTGTTAAACATGCCCGGGAACCAATGA
- the ccna1 gene encoding cyclin-A1, whose amino-acid sequence MSFGMTSHVGIYTNQENASAFTKTEMAAVQKTKPRTVLAVLTENEQRSRMPLGEQCSSSMSTAFTACSGYDVYIEEKCAVITASVEDMDAVGSSLLEEDHAALQHRDFRLFLDLSTNSCADTSMQSLAEEPLAVQDELCVPEYTGDIYRHLREREAKLRPRQNYLSNHPELSGCMRLVLVDWLAEVAEEYKLCAETLHLAVSYLDRFLSYTTSVKRAKLQLVGTVALLLAAKYEEIYPPEMEDFVYITDGTYEQKQLVRMEVMFLKVLAFNMTVPSAYQFLRLFITIQAVCSKTTHLALYVAELSLLDMEMLVTFPPSLVAAAAYCLANYTLSRGLWPDSLEEFTGYTLTDIVPCLKDLHRIHFSAESRPQQAVRGKYKSSKYGSVSLMTPSTTLPFP is encoded by the exons ATG AGCTTCGGCATGACCAGCCACGTGGGCATCTACACCAACCAAGAGAATGCTTCGGCCTTCACCAAGACGGAGATGGCTGCGGTGCAGAAGACGAAGCCAAGAACAGTGCTTGCTGTCCTGACAGAAAATGAACAACGCAGCCGAATGCCCCTG GGAGAGCAATGTTCCAGCTCCATGAGCACTGCCTTCACTGCTTGCTCCGGCTACGATGTCTACATTGAGGAGAAGTGCGCGGTCATCACTGCTTCTGTGGAGGACATGGACGCCGTCGGCTCcagcctgctggaggaggaccATGCCGCCCTCCAGCATAGAGACTTCCGTCTCTTCCTGGACTTGAGTACAA ACTCGTGCGCTGACACGTCCATGCAGTCGCTGGCAGAGGAGCCCCTGGCTGTGCAGGATGAGCTCTGTGTCCCAGAGTACACTGGTGATATTTACCGGcacctgagggagagagaa GCCAAGCTACGGCCCCGGCAGAACTACTTGAGCAACCACCCTGAGTTGTCGGGCTGCATGCGCCTGGTGCTGGTGGACTGGCTGGCGGAGGTCGCCGAGGAGTACAAGCTCTGCGCCGAGACCCTCCACCTGGCCGTCAGCTACCTGGACCGCTTCCTGTCCTACACCACGTCGGTGAAGCGCGCCAAGCTGCAGCTGGTCGGCACGGTGGCCCTTCTGCTGGCAGC GAAGTACGAGGAGATCTACCCTCCCGAGATGGAGGACTTTGTGTACATCACGGACGGCACCTACGAACAGAAGCAGCTGGTGCGCATGGAGGTGATGTTCCTGAAGGTGTTGGCCTTCAACATGACGGTGCCGTCCGCCTACCAGTTCCTCCGCCTCTTCATCACCATCCAGGCGGTCTGCTCCAAGACGACCCACCTCGCGCTG TATGTGGCAGAGTTGAGTTTGCTGGATATGGAGATGTTGGTAACATTTCCCCCGTCGCTGGTGGCGGCTGCGGCCTACTGCCTGGCCAACTACACCCTGAGCCGGGGCTTGTGG CCGGACTCCTTGGAGGAGTTCACCGGGTACACCCTGACGGACATCGTACCCTGCCTGAAGGACCTCCACAGGATCCACTTCAGCGCAGAGAGCCGTCCCCAGCAGGCTGTCCGTGGGAAATACAAGAGCTCCAA GTATGGAAGTGTGTCACTGATGACTCCGTCCACCACTCTGCCTTTCCCATAA